In Amycolatopsis coloradensis, one genomic interval encodes:
- a CDS encoding NAD(P)/FAD-dependent oxidoreductase, producing the protein MAVDVSVVGSGPNGLAAAVLLVRAGLTVEVHEAAEEIGGGTRTASLFEDEVRHDICATGHPLAAASPFFRWFDLAAHGVDLLRPEIAYAHPLDGGRAGLAYEDLDRTCDALGADGPRWRRLLGPLAEHSRELAEILLGDLRRPPRDPRVAALLPARIAMLAAGLERRLFTGPEAPALLAGVSAHVMGRQPSLVAAGATLLLGHLAHSTGWPIARGGSQAITEALAADVRARGGRIHTGSRITDLRQLATSRTVILDVAPRGFLQIARDLLPPRYRTALESYRYGPGVAKVDFLVSEPVPWAVPEVGKAGTVHLGGTRDEVYAAENAVARGEDPDDRFVLVSDPMALDPSRGLPGKRPVWAYCHVPQGDPRDATELVRRRIERFAPGFSDTVLASRCLTAPELEAYNANYPGGDVAAGAVDLRQVLGRPVARWNPHRTPLGGVFLCSAATAPGPGVHGMGGWHAAKAVLGEDFPVQPR; encoded by the coding sequence ATGGCGGTCGACGTGTCGGTGGTCGGTTCCGGCCCGAACGGGCTCGCGGCCGCGGTCCTGCTGGTCAGAGCGGGGCTGACGGTCGAAGTACACGAGGCGGCGGAGGAGATCGGCGGCGGGACGCGCACGGCTTCGCTGTTCGAAGACGAAGTCCGGCACGATATCTGCGCCACCGGGCATCCGCTGGCAGCGGCGTCCCCGTTCTTCCGCTGGTTCGATCTCGCCGCGCACGGCGTCGATCTCCTGCGGCCGGAGATCGCGTACGCGCATCCTCTGGACGGTGGCCGGGCCGGGCTCGCTTACGAAGATCTCGACCGGACCTGTGACGCACTCGGCGCGGACGGCCCCCGGTGGCGCCGCCTGCTGGGGCCGCTGGCCGAACACAGCCGCGAGCTGGCCGAAATCCTGCTCGGGGACCTTCGCCGACCTCCCCGCGATCCTCGGGTCGCCGCCCTTCTCCCGGCCAGGATCGCGATGCTCGCCGCCGGTCTGGAACGCCGCCTGTTCACCGGCCCGGAAGCGCCCGCCCTCCTCGCCGGAGTCTCCGCGCACGTGATGGGCCGTCAACCTTCGCTCGTGGCGGCAGGCGCGACACTCCTGCTCGGCCACTTGGCGCACTCGACCGGCTGGCCGATCGCCCGCGGCGGCAGCCAGGCCATCACCGAGGCGCTCGCCGCCGATGTCCGCGCGCGGGGCGGCCGGATCCACACCGGCAGCCGGATCACCGATCTGCGGCAACTCGCGACGTCGCGTACGGTGATCCTCGACGTCGCCCCGCGCGGTTTCCTGCAGATCGCGCGCGATCTGCTGCCGCCGAGATACCGGACGGCGCTGGAGTCCTACCGCTACGGACCAGGCGTGGCGAAGGTGGATTTCCTGGTTTCCGAACCGGTTCCGTGGGCGGTCCCGGAGGTCGGCAAGGCGGGCACCGTCCATCTCGGAGGCACGCGGGACGAGGTGTACGCCGCCGAAAACGCCGTCGCGCGCGGGGAAGACCCGGACGACCGGTTCGTGCTCGTGTCGGATCCGATGGCGCTCGACCCGTCCCGCGGGCTGCCGGGCAAGCGGCCGGTGTGGGCGTATTGCCATGTGCCGCAAGGGGATCCGCGAGACGCCACGGAGCTGGTCCGGCGGCGGATCGAACGGTTCGCGCCCGGATTCTCCGACACGGTCCTGGCGAGCCGCTGTCTCACCGCGCCGGAACTCGAGGCGTACAACGCGAACTATCCCGGCGGCGATGTCGCCGCCGGCGCGGTGGATCTGCGGCAGGTGCTCGGACGCCCGGTCGCCCGGTGGAATCCGCATCGGACCCCGCTCGGCGGTGTCTTCCTGTGTTCGGCGGCGACGGCGCCGGGGCCCGGTGTGCATGGGATGGGCGGCTGGCATGCCGCGAAAGCCGTACTGGGCGAGGATTTCCCGGTTCAGCCCAGATAG
- a CDS encoding TetR/AcrR family transcriptional regulator codes for MGARTRLIDTAANLLAEEGVGAVTLRGIAKAAGVSHGAPLRHFPGRAALLSAVATRGYTELLDRGTGLPDGPPRERLIAACHGYLDFALANPAMFELMFRRDLIDADDPELTRVSSAVFDFFAAMVAELQEGGWHPATDPRLLASSLWASLHGLAQLWLWGGLAGASFAPSPERALAVTLDAYLG; via the coding sequence GTGGGCGCCCGAACCCGCCTGATCGACACCGCGGCGAACCTGCTGGCCGAAGAGGGCGTCGGCGCCGTGACGCTGCGCGGGATCGCCAAGGCCGCCGGCGTTTCGCACGGCGCGCCGCTGCGGCATTTCCCCGGCCGCGCGGCCCTGCTTTCGGCGGTCGCCACCCGCGGCTACACCGAACTGCTCGACCGTGGCACCGGCCTGCCGGACGGGCCCCCGCGCGAACGGCTCATCGCGGCCTGCCACGGTTATCTCGATTTCGCACTGGCCAATCCGGCGATGTTCGAGCTGATGTTCCGCCGCGACCTCATCGACGCGGACGATCCCGAACTCACGCGGGTCAGCAGCGCGGTCTTCGACTTCTTCGCCGCGATGGTCGCCGAACTTCAGGAAGGCGGCTGGCATCCCGCGACCGATCCGCGGCTGCTCGCGTCCTCGCTGTGGGCGTCGCTGCACGGCCTCGCCCAGCTGTGGCTCTGGGGCGGGCTGGCGGGCGCGAGCTTCGCGCCCTCACCGGAAAGGGCGCTGGCCGTCACCCTCGACGCCTATCTGGGCTGA
- a CDS encoding SGNH/GDSL hydrolase family protein, with protein sequence MGYQRFVALGDSCAEGLADPHPSGGFYRGWADFVAARLAEEEPGFRYANLAVRGRRLDQIHAEQTPAASRLQPDLIALFGGGNDVMSRGWDARTVARRVDTAIRACAEIAPVVVTFTLSDISHRMPMGHRMHPRLTALNDAVREASVSYGATLVDLWPDDAAHDSRYFGPDRLHLSEQGHRRLAGHVLGRLGVPHDPAWLAPLPGSAGRPGLRADLRWLTREVLPVAVSRFRNRLIGRQPGDGFLPKRPELLPVHEETRSWAPEPA encoded by the coding sequence ATGGGCTACCAACGTTTCGTCGCGCTCGGCGACAGCTGCGCCGAAGGGCTGGCCGATCCGCATCCGTCGGGTGGCTTCTACCGCGGCTGGGCCGACTTCGTCGCGGCACGCCTCGCCGAGGAAGAGCCCGGTTTCCGCTACGCCAATCTCGCGGTCCGCGGCCGCAGGCTCGACCAGATCCACGCCGAACAGACCCCGGCGGCGAGCAGGCTCCAGCCGGATCTGATCGCCTTGTTCGGCGGCGGCAACGACGTGATGAGCCGAGGCTGGGACGCGCGCACGGTCGCCCGCCGGGTCGACACGGCCATCCGTGCCTGCGCCGAGATCGCGCCGGTGGTCGTCACCTTCACCCTCAGCGACATCTCCCACCGCATGCCGATGGGCCACCGCATGCACCCCCGCCTCACCGCGCTGAACGACGCCGTCCGCGAGGCGTCCGTCAGCTACGGCGCGACCCTCGTCGACCTCTGGCCGGACGACGCCGCGCACGATTCCCGCTACTTCGGCCCGGATCGGCTGCACCTGTCCGAGCAGGGCCATCGACGCCTGGCCGGGCACGTCCTCGGCAGGCTCGGCGTCCCCCACGACCCGGCCTGGCTCGCCCCGTTGCCCGGCTCGGCGGGACGCCCCGGCCTGCGCGCGGATCTGCGGTGGCTGACGCGAGAGGTCCTCCCGGTGGCGGTCAGCCGGTTCCGCAACCGGCTCATCGGCCGTCAGCCGGGCGACGGTTTCCTGCCGAAGCGCCCCGAACTCCTGCCCGTCCACGAGGAGACCCGGTCGTGGGCGCCCGAACCCGCCTGA
- a CDS encoding DinB family protein: MIDDVAKECLHSELREVREVLVRKLDGLGEYEIRRPLTRTGTNLLGLVKHLALWESRYFGEVFDRPFPEPLPRWDDLGQRGTDLWATGHETREEIVGRYRRAWAHSDATIAALALDAPGHVPWWPRPRVVLVNVLVHMLTETGRHAGHADILREQLDGSTEAATGQRDEAFWEARRDRIEQAAVKYARTERGLDG; encoded by the coding sequence ATGATCGACGACGTCGCGAAAGAGTGCTTGCACAGCGAACTGCGAGAGGTCCGCGAGGTGCTGGTCCGGAAGCTCGACGGGCTGGGCGAATACGAGATCCGCCGTCCCCTTACCCGGACCGGAACCAACCTTCTCGGCTTGGTGAAGCACCTGGCGCTCTGGGAGTCCCGGTACTTCGGCGAGGTCTTCGACCGGCCGTTCCCCGAGCCCCTGCCCCGCTGGGACGACCTCGGGCAACGCGGCACCGACCTGTGGGCCACCGGGCACGAGACCCGTGAGGAGATCGTCGGCCGCTACCGGCGCGCCTGGGCGCACTCCGACGCGACTATCGCGGCTCTGGCCCTTGATGCGCCCGGTCATGTTCCCTGGTGGCCGCGTCCGCGGGTGGTGCTGGTCAACGTCCTGGTCCACATGCTCACCGAGACCGGCCGTCACGCCGGGCACGCCGACATCCTGCGCGAACAACTGGACGGCTCGACCGAGGCGGCCACCGGGCAGCGCGACGAGGCCTTCTGGGAAGCCCGGCGCGATCGGATCGAGCAAGCAGCCGTCAAGTACGCCCGGACAGAACGCGGGCTCGATGGGTGA
- a CDS encoding GAF domain-containing protein, with the protein MAELPGGEASPRDPQAYARLLKDVHDAVLSGVPAPRSPRSIVSASWNRSLAARVDPDKGVAPLVYDSGEVSGLRNEHPLAPVLPILRQTLVSIAEDAEHMMIVTDAAGHILWREGAAGVLRHADGVMLAEGTRWSEDVIGTNAMGTTLATGEPVQIYSAEHLVRTYHGWTCAAAPVRDPETGALLGSIDVSGPLRTVHPAMLALVTAAAQLAEGQLRARLAMRDERLRAANMTHLEALRGAPGALLSAKGRVLAAEACGDLPSTVDIRPGGGAVTLPDGRLGTVEPLGEGYLLRLRNRGPSRRPRLALEFLTDGPSSTIVDGRDVPFTLRHAEILTLLALHPGGLSAERLALLLYGESGNPVTVRAEIHRLRTQLGSDIVQTRPYRLSAEVDADFLRVRAALKRGDVAGAANAFRGPLLPESESPAVREERESVTASVRRVVLGSGDAAALWSYWETPSGADDLEIVDALCRVLPDGDPRRAVAFTHRARVLSGRT; encoded by the coding sequence GTGGCGGAGCTGCCCGGAGGTGAAGCGTCGCCGCGTGACCCTCAGGCGTACGCGCGGCTGTTGAAGGACGTCCACGACGCCGTCCTCTCCGGTGTTCCCGCTCCCCGTTCCCCCAGGTCGATCGTGTCGGCTTCGTGGAATCGCTCGCTCGCCGCGCGCGTCGACCCGGACAAGGGCGTCGCGCCGCTGGTCTACGACTCCGGCGAGGTGAGCGGCCTGCGGAACGAGCATCCGCTGGCCCCGGTGCTGCCGATCCTGCGGCAGACACTGGTGAGCATCGCCGAAGACGCCGAACACATGATGATCGTGACCGACGCGGCCGGGCACATCCTGTGGCGCGAGGGGGCGGCGGGCGTGCTGCGGCACGCGGACGGTGTGATGCTCGCCGAGGGCACCCGATGGAGTGAAGACGTCATCGGGACGAACGCGATGGGCACCACGCTCGCCACCGGGGAACCGGTGCAGATCTACTCGGCCGAGCACCTGGTGCGCACCTATCACGGCTGGACCTGCGCGGCCGCGCCCGTGCGCGATCCGGAGACCGGCGCGCTGCTCGGGTCGATCGACGTCAGCGGCCCGCTGCGGACGGTCCACCCCGCGATGCTCGCACTGGTCACGGCGGCCGCGCAGCTCGCCGAGGGCCAGTTGCGGGCCCGGCTCGCGATGCGCGATGAACGGTTGCGCGCCGCGAACATGACCCATCTGGAGGCGTTGCGCGGCGCGCCGGGTGCCCTGCTTTCCGCGAAGGGACGCGTGCTCGCGGCCGAAGCCTGCGGCGATCTTCCCTCCACTGTGGACATCCGACCCGGCGGCGGCGCGGTCACCCTGCCCGACGGACGGCTCGGCACGGTGGAGCCGTTGGGCGAGGGCTACCTGCTGCGCCTGCGGAACCGGGGCCCGTCGAGGCGTCCGCGGCTCGCGCTGGAGTTCCTCACCGACGGGCCGTCATCGACCATAGTGGACGGTCGTGACGTGCCGTTCACCTTGCGGCACGCGGAGATCCTCACACTGCTCGCCCTGCACCCGGGCGGCCTCTCGGCGGAGCGCCTGGCCCTGTTGCTCTACGGCGAGAGCGGCAATCCGGTGACCGTTCGCGCGGAGATCCACCGGCTGCGGACACAACTCGGGTCCGACATCGTGCAGACGCGGCCGTACCGGCTTTCCGCCGAGGTCGACGCCGACTTCCTGCGCGTCCGCGCGGCGCTCAAACGAGGCGACGTCGCCGGGGCCGCGAACGCGTTCCGCGGGCCGCTGCTGCCCGAATCGGAGTCACCCGCCGTGCGCGAGGAGCGCGAGTCGGTCACCGCGTCGGTCCGGCGGGTCGTGCTCGGCAGCGGGGACGCGGCGGCGCTGTGGTCGTACTGGGAGACCCCGAGCGGGGCCGACGACCTGGAAATCGTCGACGCGCTCTGCCGGGTCCTCCCGGACGGCGATCCCCGGCGCGCTGTCGCCTTCACCCATCGAGCCCGCGTTCTGTCCGGGCGTACTTGA
- the exaC gene encoding acetaldehyde dehydrogenase ExaC — protein MAKYAAPNTEGSVVSYESRYDHYIGGEYVPPASGQYFENPTPVTGQVFTEVARGTAADIDRALDAAEGAAAAWGRTSVDERANVLLRIADRMEQNLEAIAVAESWENGKPVRETLAADIPLAIDHFRYFAGALRAQEGGISQLDDNTVAYHFHEPLGVVGQIIPWNFPLLMAVWKLAPALAAGNAIVLKPAEQTPASIHLLMSLIGDLIPPGVLNIVNGFGVEAGKPLASSNRVRKVAFTGETTTGRLILQYASENIIPVTVELGGKSPNIFFDDVAAADDAFYDKAQEGFALFALNQGEVCTCPSRALIQSGIYDRFLGDAVERVKKIKQGHPLDTETQIGAQASNDQLEKILSYIDIGQKEGAKILTGGERSDLGGELSGGYYVQPTVFEGDNKMRIFQEEIFGPVVSVAKFDDYADALKIANDTLYGLGAGVWSRDGNTAYRAGRDIQAGRVWVNNYHAYPAHAAFGGYKASGIGRENHKMMLDHYQQTKNMLVSYSDSALGFF, from the coding sequence ATGGCCAAGTACGCGGCACCGAACACCGAAGGCAGCGTCGTCAGCTACGAATCGCGCTACGACCACTACATCGGAGGCGAGTACGTACCGCCCGCGAGCGGCCAGTACTTCGAGAACCCCACCCCGGTGACCGGACAGGTGTTCACCGAGGTCGCCCGCGGCACCGCCGCCGACATCGACCGCGCGCTCGACGCGGCCGAAGGCGCGGCCGCGGCCTGGGGCCGGACGTCGGTGGACGAACGCGCGAACGTGCTGCTCCGGATCGCCGACAGGATGGAACAGAACCTCGAAGCGATCGCCGTCGCCGAATCGTGGGAGAACGGCAAACCGGTCCGGGAGACCCTCGCCGCCGACATCCCCCTCGCGATCGACCACTTCCGCTACTTCGCCGGCGCCCTGCGCGCCCAGGAGGGCGGCATCTCCCAGCTCGACGACAACACCGTCGCCTACCACTTCCACGAGCCGCTCGGCGTCGTCGGCCAGATCATCCCGTGGAACTTCCCGCTGCTGATGGCGGTCTGGAAACTCGCGCCGGCGCTCGCCGCCGGCAACGCGATCGTGCTCAAACCCGCCGAGCAGACCCCGGCGTCGATCCACCTGCTGATGTCGCTCATCGGCGATCTGATTCCGCCGGGCGTGCTCAACATCGTCAACGGCTTCGGCGTCGAGGCGGGCAAGCCGCTCGCTTCGAGCAACCGTGTGCGGAAGGTCGCCTTCACCGGCGAGACCACCACCGGACGGCTGATCCTGCAGTACGCCAGCGAGAACATCATCCCGGTCACCGTCGAACTCGGCGGCAAGAGCCCGAACATCTTCTTCGACGACGTGGCCGCGGCCGACGACGCGTTCTACGACAAGGCTCAGGAAGGGTTCGCGCTCTTCGCGCTGAACCAGGGCGAGGTCTGCACCTGCCCGTCGCGGGCGCTGATCCAGTCCGGTATCTACGACCGGTTCCTCGGCGACGCCGTCGAGCGGGTCAAGAAGATCAAGCAGGGCCACCCGCTCGACACCGAGACGCAGATCGGCGCGCAGGCCTCCAACGACCAGCTGGAGAAGATCCTTTCCTACATCGACATCGGGCAGAAGGAAGGCGCGAAGATCCTCACCGGTGGCGAGCGCAGCGACCTCGGCGGCGAACTGTCCGGCGGGTACTACGTGCAGCCGACGGTCTTCGAGGGCGACAACAAGATGCGGATCTTCCAGGAGGAGATCTTCGGCCCGGTCGTCTCGGTGGCGAAGTTCGACGACTACGCCGACGCGCTGAAGATCGCCAACGACACGCTGTACGGCCTCGGCGCCGGTGTCTGGTCGCGTGACGGCAACACCGCCTACCGCGCCGGCCGGGACATCCAGGCGGGCCGGGTGTGGGTCAACAACTACCACGCGTACCCGGCGCACGCGGCCTTCGGCGGCTACAAGGCGTCCGGGATCGGGCGCGAGAACCACAAGATGATGCTGGACCACTACCAGCAGACCAAGAACATGCTGGTGTCCTATTCGGACAGTGCGCTCGGGTTCTTCTGA
- a CDS encoding DUF779 domain-containing protein, producing the protein MAERVGLTPAAAELLRRLVSLHGPVMFHQSGGCCDGSAPMCYPAGEFRTGASDVHLADLSVEGIDDVPVWMSGPQFEYWKHTHLTIDVVPGRGSGFSLEAPEGVRFLVRSRLFSDEESAELNGPATR; encoded by the coding sequence ATGGCCGAGCGGGTCGGCTTGACACCGGCCGCCGCGGAGCTGCTGCGGCGGCTGGTGTCACTCCACGGGCCGGTCATGTTCCACCAGTCCGGCGGATGCTGCGACGGGAGCGCCCCGATGTGCTACCCGGCGGGCGAATTCCGCACCGGGGCGTCCGACGTCCACCTTGCTGACCTGAGCGTCGAGGGCATCGACGACGTTCCGGTGTGGATGTCGGGCCCCCAGTTCGAGTACTGGAAGCACACGCATCTGACCATCGACGTCGTTCCGGGCCGGGGGAGCGGTTTCTCCTTGGAGGCGCCCGAAGGGGTCCGCTTCCTGGTGCGTTCCCGGCTGTTCAGCGATGAGGAATCGGCTGAGCTGAACGGCCCAGCAACGCGATGA
- a CDS encoding TIGR03086 family metal-binding protein has translation MDLITLTTRAHRATGTTIAGIGADDWDRSTPCAEWTVRDIVKHLIEGHDSRTAQATGHPMKTRPSADDDLAKSYEESSAEFLAAFDSQALEKTFDFGNFGPLPGKNVLAVLFVDTLTHDWDLDTALGREHHWDDELATAALKVASRYPDVMPVRGPGGAFDHAVEAPPGAGPGDRLIALLGRSAQPIPHR, from the coding sequence ATGGATCTCATCACGCTCACGACAAGGGCACATCGCGCCACGGGGACCACGATCGCCGGAATCGGCGCGGACGACTGGGACCGCTCGACCCCCTGCGCCGAGTGGACCGTCCGCGACATCGTGAAACACCTGATCGAGGGGCACGATTCCCGCACCGCGCAGGCGACCGGCCACCCGATGAAGACCCGGCCGTCGGCCGACGACGACCTCGCCAAGTCCTACGAAGAGAGTTCCGCCGAGTTCCTCGCGGCCTTCGATTCCCAAGCTCTGGAGAAGACCTTCGACTTCGGGAACTTCGGCCCGCTCCCGGGAAAGAACGTCTTGGCCGTGCTATTCGTCGACACCCTCACCCACGACTGGGACCTCGATACCGCCCTGGGCCGTGAACACCACTGGGACGACGAACTCGCGACGGCCGCGTTGAAGGTGGCGAGCCGCTACCCCGACGTGATGCCGGTACGCGGGCCCGGCGGCGCTTTCGACCACGCTGTCGAGGCACCGCCGGGCGCCGGACCGGGCGACCGGCTCATCGCGTTGCTGGGCCGTTCAGCTCAGCCGATTCCTCATCGCTGA
- a CDS encoding MOSC domain-containing protein: protein MSTLEVNEVFVGRPSVLGVKRDVPVYSAIAKSRVEAPSLKLDEINLAGDDQADRTVHGGVDKAVYVYPATHYAAWAEQGFPVVAGDFGENVSVTGADEYDVRVGDVWAWGDALVQVSQPRTPCFKLAMKTGRKDVIPAMIDSGRSGWYLRVLRTGEVPTSGRMTLEERDPVNPTIAEVYVASFTNVAQLEGDRHDAYWSLLDRVLAAPALSRQYRDGLESAKRRREERNAG, encoded by the coding sequence GTGAGCACTCTCGAAGTGAACGAGGTCTTCGTCGGGCGGCCGTCGGTGCTGGGGGTCAAGCGTGACGTCCCGGTGTACAGCGCCATCGCGAAGTCGCGGGTGGAAGCGCCGTCCCTGAAGCTGGACGAGATCAACCTGGCCGGCGACGACCAAGCGGATCGGACCGTCCATGGCGGTGTCGACAAAGCGGTTTACGTCTACCCGGCGACGCACTACGCGGCCTGGGCCGAGCAGGGCTTCCCGGTGGTCGCGGGCGACTTCGGGGAGAACGTGTCGGTGACGGGCGCCGATGAGTACGACGTGCGCGTCGGTGACGTCTGGGCTTGGGGAGACGCGCTGGTCCAGGTGTCGCAGCCGCGCACGCCGTGCTTCAAGCTCGCGATGAAGACCGGGCGCAAGGACGTCATCCCGGCCATGATCGATTCCGGGCGCAGTGGCTGGTACCTGCGGGTGCTCCGGACGGGCGAGGTGCCCACTTCGGGACGCATGACGCTCGAAGAACGCGATCCGGTGAATCCGACGATCGCCGAGGTCTACGTCGCGTCGTTCACCAACGTCGCCCAGTTGGAGGGCGACCGCCACGACGCGTACTGGTCGCTGCTGGACCGGGTGCTCGCGGCGCCGGCGCTTTCCCGGCAGTACCGTGACGGCCTGGAATCGGCGAAGAGGCGGCGAGAGGAACGGAATGCCGGTTGA
- a CDS encoding TetR/AcrR family transcriptional regulator: MPVDGRVARGDATRRIVLRRAVDIASVEGLDGLSLGRLATELELSKSGVFALFGSKEELQLAAVETASAIFAENVVEPTLRVEQGIARLRALCANWLDYSERRVFPGGCFFFNAGAEFDARTGRVHDAVANASRAFAQFIRSTVVEARKAGHLRESVDVNRLAFELNALGRAANADSVMFGDAEPYALARAAITARLDAAAMQ; this comes from the coding sequence ATGCCGGTTGACGGCCGGGTGGCCCGCGGTGACGCGACGAGGCGGATCGTGCTCCGGCGCGCCGTCGACATCGCGTCCGTCGAAGGGCTCGACGGGTTGTCCCTCGGCAGGCTCGCCACCGAACTGGAATTGAGCAAATCCGGGGTGTTCGCGTTGTTCGGTTCCAAGGAGGAACTGCAGCTCGCGGCGGTCGAGACGGCGAGCGCGATCTTCGCGGAGAACGTCGTCGAGCCGACACTGCGCGTCGAGCAGGGGATCGCGCGCTTGCGCGCGCTGTGCGCGAACTGGCTCGACTACTCGGAACGCCGGGTGTTCCCGGGTGGCTGTTTCTTCTTCAACGCCGGCGCCGAGTTCGACGCGCGGACCGGCCGGGTCCACGACGCGGTCGCGAACGCGAGCCGCGCCTTCGCCCAGTTCATCCGGTCCACTGTCGTCGAGGCGCGGAAGGCGGGGCACCTACGGGAGTCCGTCGACGTGAACCGGCTGGCGTTCGAACTGAACGCGCTCGGGCGGGCCGCGAACGCCGACTCGGTGATGTTCGGGGACGCGGAGCCCTACGCGCTGGCCCGGGCCGCCATCACCGCTCGCCTCGACGCCGCGGCCATGCAATGA